CAAAAATTTACTCAGAAAAGCAGCAGTGGTTCCATGCCCCCTGAATTCATGAGGTTTTGCCTAGACTGTATGACCATCTGCTTCACTAGAGCTATTGTGAGCATGTGTGATTTGGCACAAAGCCAGAGAGGTGCAGGCATTCCTGGACTCCCACTTTCTGTATTCACCCAGTACTAACAAGAGCCACTGGCACTCTGGCCTAAGAGGTAGCACCAATAGATCACAACAGGCATAGAAGCCTCTTTACTGAACCACCTGCAAGGTCCCAAAGAGAGGGACAAAAACTCTTATGTCTCTCATCAGGAACTGACGAGTTCTGGATTTCTACAATACATTCATGAACTAACAAGACTGAAGAGACCCAAACCATTTAACTCACCAACATGCTTTGTCAAGGCTAAGAATAGCAGGAAGAGATGTCAGACTGTGAAGTACAGAGGTCACATCCTGCTCCAGAGGCCGAAGTCCTAAGGATTGCAAGACTGCTTGTAGCTCTTTACAGGCATAAATGGGCCAACTGAAACTGAGAGACTGATGTCCTTCAATGTGAAGGCATGGCTCAAGGCTGCACCAGCCTTTCACCACAGTGACTGAGAGGAGCTTGTTTTGAAGAAGGCAGCTGAGGAAGTCCAAGATCCATTAAGCAGAGGCCCTGATTGCAGAGAGCCCTTCTATGACCTCAATCTTAGAAGAtggcccactctctctctctctctctcaggagggaCTACACTGCCTGATGATACCTCAAAATGTAtgggtgacaaaaaaaaaaaaaaaaaaaaaaaaaaaaagtgggccaTGGGGAAATTTCTCTCAACCCAAGAGGCTTAGCACCCCTCCAACCATGAGTAAACCCAGCCTCCCAGCCTGACAGGGAGTAGTTCTCTCAGGTGGGTAGTGGGAAAGGTACAGCAGGAGCAGGGAGGAAGGGATTGGTTGGATTCAGTGTTGTCAGCATGGGGGTGTCCCCCTTCCCCATGAGGCCTTCCTGTCTTTCCATACTGCAAGTGAGAGCATGGTCAACCAATGAACTTGTTGCAGGGAGAAATATGAGCTGCAAGATTTCCCTCTTCAGGAAGAACAGAACTTATAAGGGTCAATACTTATGGGGGACATGAAATGCTAACAAGGTGCCCATGTCCCTCACAACACCTTtagtcttccttttcttctttgtaattcaaaaagaaaaacaaaccctAAAAACAGCGCAAACACAACAATCAGAATACTCACCCAAAACCTCAATGACAGTAGAGAGAGTGTGCACCAAACAATGACTCAATGATTATCCACCAGATTGCATTGATGGATACTACTACATAAAAGGCTGTGGTTTGTATCTCCACAGGAACAAAAGGTGGTGAGCCTCCCACTTCATGTTATCTGTGAGATTTTGTGTGAGGCACTGAATTTTGGACCTGCCCTGGAGGGTAGTATCTAAGTTACAGTGTTATTTGCCCTCGCTCATAGGGACAAGTGCAACTGACATATCTGCCCTACATATGGTGATGTCAGTTTTAATTTTAGGTTTTTGGCTGCTGCTATAAGTTCTCACGATATAGTGACTCATCCATCACAAGAAGCTAAACCACATTTTGATGCATACAGTGGACCTGCACTAGATTGTGGATTGGCATTCACAGCTTTAGTTagtcgcagatttttctgtggaacatattccCAAACATATCCCGGAAAATTTACTAATTCGCaaattttttcgtagagcaataatCACTAATTACTGCATCTTCAATGTATTTTCGtgactaaaaacatttttatgataaaaaattatttactaattttcaaatattacataatattaatgtaaacacagcaaaatatcaaatcattaaggaaaatatagtaaattatgtaagattttagaaaaatatcaataaaatatcatTTCACTTACAGTGTCCATTTACAGACAGTCCCTGGTTTACTATGGGTCTGGTTTATAATATTCCAAGGTTGCGAcacctttcaaatatattcatcagaaattatttcccggtttacaaagcatgttctggggttacgacgcgtcatacgccgatccgatggaagaaatatggctccaaaacggtagaatatttcaaaatttggaggttttttgatgaaaaactcaataaaaatgcagtttacatagttttcaatatacccaaagtacttaaagtaaggttttcttaggattttgatgattttcaacaattttttggtttacgacgattttcggtttaatACGCGGcgcaggaacggaacccccatcataaaccggggactgccagtatactgtattgttataTTGATCtatcatcatcgtaatatgtataaataaaaccgATCATCCCGACATTTGTAACTGttttaccaatgtaaacataCTTTagtttacccctctctctctctctccatgatgacacgctattggctggaagagttggaagtagccaatcacacagcaAGGTACCAGCTTTCCTTGATGCTGACTGGCTTGTAGCATTACACAccattggctggaagggttgaaAGTAGCCACTCACACAGCAGGGTACCAGCTTTCCAAGTTGCTGATTGGCTTTTAGTTTGGATGCTTTGTGTAcgtactgtcactagtgtattaaatatttttaatgtgcatctGTACTTTtgttctcttgctctctttctgtgcctgaatataggggtaactttattagttttcccacttagctgtaagccctatatttttaagggtaataaaatgactttgaaattatttagtGTTTTACGATGATAGTTTAAGGGGCGGTTACACCAtgaggccccattataaagtaaatgcttGTTGCTGCCTTATGATTGAAGGAATtcgcttcaaatttttaccacttatcatacaattaatactgaaaaaatacaagaggggaaataatgaaattcaacctctaagttcataaattttgcagttgaaaaaatgttttgacaatcttcaaaaatgataaaaaaagttgcactaaaaataatttcccctcttgtaattatagatatatatactagttATACTATGCACTGTAGAGGTTTCGTTAACTTATGTTCAGTCGTTTTGGAGATCTAAGCActtagttttgaaaaaagaatgttttgagaaaacagcaagaGAACAAAATTATTGCTTTATTTCTTGATAACTATAAAACTATGACAGTTACAAAGCTGATTTTTGCACTAAAACTATTTCgccatataagaaatatgccctaaaatttacaatataatcaaatgaatagaactgtGCTCTCTATTGATTTATACCTtgcataaaatttgcatttatgaggagcactgacgccataaggccccattataaagtaaatgactgtttctgacTAATGACAGAAGGGAGTTGCTTCTAATTTTTACCCCTTATTCtacaaataatactgaataaacaaaagccttgtttcagtcttcttggagatctaagcatttagttttgaaaaaaaagtaagtttatgTTGGACTCAAGAATCTTGAAACAATCAGGAATATCGGATTCCTGAAGCCAGTTATTCCTATATCATTATAAGCCAGTTTCTCTCTGGCACTACCACTAGAGAGAACGGGATATTTTAATGGGGAACAATTATTTTTGACTAAATTTTTTCACATTCGTTTTTCATgcttctttttaaaatttgtcattcacAGTTCCGTAAAAGCGATGAACAAAGTgttccatgaaccaatctaaactttttttttagcaataaagtttcaagaaatgtttatttacgTAAAATAGTCCAAAATAGTGTATATCTCAAACTTGATCCAACCTAGGATTATTCATAAACTCTTACATTTTTTACAATCAGTCATTTACAGTGACgtacaagcaatgaacaaaattgtccacgaaccaatctaaacattttctttttagcaaTAACGTttctagatatgtttatttacacataaagcAATCCAGAACAGTGAATAACTTACTTGATTGAttggttatgaaatttaggtcttgaagaccaagcaccaGAACCCATCAGGGTTATTCACcgcagcgatgaagatgaaatataaaaattaatgatgtgattgataatgaaaaggcgAATGgtaacatactgtactagtaaaattcagtgttaaaatatgaacgtaaaaaatgaagaatgatataataataaaaaccataaaaaataatatatataaaaattatatatttaaaatatattcttaatgtacaaaataattatgacaaattcatcctatcctgaattattcatacagacaTTTTTCACAGGTCTTTTTCACAATTTGTGGTTCACAGCATCttacaagcgatgaacaaaactgtcaataaaccaatctaaattttttttttagcattatcgcttcaggatatgtttatttaggcATACAACAAAACTGTTTAACTAAAATTTGATAATTCCCCAAAATGCGGCGGTCAGAGCGCCccttaaggtatatttggtgctttaactattaaaataggcagttataagcattttagctaaaggtatatttggtgtttgaactgttaaaataggcagttataaatgttttttgagGGGTAACAAGATATTACCGATTTTAGACGtttgtgggtggttgtggtccctaacccccgcaaatacatgcatgtgtatgtgtgcgtttgtaacTGTATATGAAAATGAGTATAACAGGTAGTCCCCCAGTTACAATGGGGATGTGTTAAAATGGACCTATTGTTAGTCGAAAATATCATGAGTCGGAGGCAGCCTAGCCTTCACTATACAGTATAATCTaaacatatatggtagcctagcctacaatatacagtatacaggtaGTCCCTGACTTACATCAGAGATCCATTCCTGAGGAGGGGCATAAGTCGAATTCGGCTTGTCAGATCTTAACATTAAACaattcataaaaatggaaaaaaatttaataactcctcacctaaacaatttataaaactgaaaaagtgaagaattccttacctaaacaatttataaaaatgagagagagagagagagagagagagagagagagagagagagagagagagagagagagagagagagagactgtttgcccAGGTACTATTCTTCAcgtcaatatgtcaagatgattgacagTTTTTAGGCCTAAATCCCTCCCTTTAAGTGAAACagcaaaagattgggaaaagcAAATAATTGTGCTAAAATCTTACCAAATTTACTATATTCTCCttaatgaactgatattttgctgtgtctgcattacttttaatatttgaaaattagtaaatcattttttatcataccctgcataccttaaactaaaatgactataattgcctattttaattgttcactgcctattttaatagctCAAACACCAAAACTGTACATTATAGGAAATAATAAGTTTAAGATTATGTAAACCATATGGGTACTATATACCCACATTAATTtcctagttattgaaatgcaaaaagttgtaattatagcatggaaaatatgaaacaatgaatgacaaagtaatgtCAGGTTgatctataaaactatacaaaacaaataaacaaacaagctacatatgcataaaaaatctctatctctcactctgatctcagagagaaagagaagagagagtgaaCAAAAATACAATTCATGCACCAATGACAGTATGCACACAAAGCATCCAAGGTACAAGCTATGTGATTGGCTACAATCCTTCATTATTGTAGTCAACAgcgagcaaagagagagagagaccccattgagagagagagagagagagagagttatgtttaCAAAGGTAAAACAATTACAATTGTCAGTTTTCTTATAAAGtacatattacaatgaaaatggaTCAATATCGAcggattttattgatattttgctatttttacatCAACAATGTATTTACTACCCAGCCTAATGCCTCCCAACTCAGCGATGTAGCTTCAGGTTTTCATTGTATGTCAGAgccagattttaaaaaattttttttgaaaagcatTGTAAGGTTGGATCAACATAGGTCAAGACCATCGTAacccaggaactgcctgtactctatacatatatggtgctGTACTGTAAAGTactgttaattctttttatttataattattaatatcagctaattctggaggttctatgcagactgacttatgataTTACTGTACAAACAGAGAAACTGCATAACACAAATATGTATCGGACTGTGTACTGTACTCACCAAGTTTCAGTTCATTGTCGGCTTACTTGAATGGTATCAGGCTGCTGATGGCTACGTTGAACTAGTAAATATCAGAAGAGGAGGATGGTGATGATAAAGCAGCAGGTTTATCAAAGTGCTCCTTTTCAGCTGTTGGTTCACGAGATGTAGAGGGTCGAGGCTCAAACGTTGTGGAAGGGGATGGCACTGGAGTAGTGTTCTTAAGGAAGGCATCCATTGCAACTTGCacagtgtgttttttttgttcttcgtaaatGACTCTGTAATGTGCAAGAACATCTTGAAGCCCTCTCTCAACTTTAGCAAATCGTTCCAAATTCACATCCATTTCACTAAACAGTTTCATACCATGTTCAACTGAGGCAAATGCTTCTGCCATTGTCTTAGTCATAAACTTTTGCTCTgactcttcttcaatttcttctgctttttttctctcttctgcaagcTCGATTAAATCTTCTGCCGTTAGCTCTACATCTTGTACATCTATGAGCTCTTGGatatcttcctcttcaagttctaAATCTAAAATTTTCCCAAGtgacacaatattttttttaatttccacaaCTGTTCCATCCTTattgaaacctttaaatgagTCCACATACACTTGTAGCAGATTTTTCCAAATcccattcatacattctttctttacctccATCCACGCCTTTCCGATGTTTAGAATGGCATTCAGAACACTGAATTCTTTCCAGAAAGTTCTGAGCTCTTTGTCCTCATTATCCACAGCCTCAACAGCCTGAGCAAATGTGTTCCAAATATAACAGGCCTTGAACATAGCCATGGCGCCCTGGtccatgggttgtatgagagaatttgtgtttggtggcagaaaTACAACTTTTATGTTCTCGTTGATATCTCCGATGTGCTGAGGGTGGCCAGGAGCATTGTCaagaatcagcagaattttgaagggaATATTGTTTTCCCTGCAATATTCCTTCACCTCTGGAATAAAGCAATGCACAAACCAGTCTTTGAATAGGAGtgcagtcatccatgctttcttattatgcCGGTAATGCACAGGAAGTGCATGTTTGCTGATTCTTGCTAATGCCCTTTGATCTCCTGAGTGATGAATCATGAATGGCTTGAGTTTATACCCAACCACATTTCCCCCAAGCAGGAGAGTCAGTCGATCTTCGTATGCCTTAAACCCAGGCATCATTTTTGACTCTTTGTGGATGTAGGACCGTTCAGGCATCCGCTTCCAATACAGCCCTGTTTCATCAACATTGAAGATTTGATCCggcaagtacccttcatcaaCGATGATCTTATGCaaagcatccttaaatttagcaaCTCTTTCGGCATCAGTGCTTGCTGCTTCATCGctaattttcacactatgaaaattatggcGGGTTTTGAAATGCTGAAACCAGCCATGACTTGCTACAAAATCTTTGGTGTGGGCATCATCGTAGTTTTTCCTTACTTCCTCGAAAAACATGTGCGCCTTTGTTTGAATAGTCAAGAGGCTGAGTGGCATATGCTTTTGTATCTGGTAATACATCCATgtgaccagtaactgctccatttcttctAACGGCCCTGGCCTCTTCTTTGTTATAATCGTGGAATGAATGTGAACTGTCATATGATGTTCAAGTTCAGTTTTctgagaaaatgctttcccacagtcattacatttaaatggttTCTCTCTAGTGTGAACCCTCATATGAACGTGAAGATCACATCTCCGaaaaaatgctttcccacagtcattacatttaaatggcttctctccagtgtgaaccCTCATATGACTGTTAAAATGACCTTTCTGaaaaaatgctttcccacagtcACTACAtttaaatggcttctctccagtgtgaaccCTCATATGACATTCAAGTTCAGTTTTctgagaaaatgctttcccacagtcATTACACgtaaatggcttctctccagtgtgaatCCTCATATGAATTTTAAGAGAAGCTTTCagagaaaatgctttcccacagtcATTACATTTAAATGGCTTTTCTCCAGTGTGAACCCTCGTATGAATTTTAAGATTACTTTTATGAGAAAATGCCTTCCCACAGCCATTACAtttaaatggcttctctccagtgtgaaccCTCATATGGCATTCAAGATGAGTTTTCccagaaaatgctttcccacagtcattacatttaaatggcttctctccagtgtgaaccCTCATATGACTTTCAAGACAAGTTTTctgagaaaatgctttcccacagtcattacatttaaatggcttctctccagtgtgaaccCTCATATGACTTTCAAGATAAGTTTTCcgagaaaatgctttcccacattcattacatttaaaaggcttctctccagtgtgaaccCTCATATGACTTTCAAGATGAGTTTTctgagaaaatgctttcccacagtcATTACActtaaatggcttctctccagtgtgaaccCTCATATGATTTTCAAGATAAGTTTTCcgagaaaatgctttcccacagtcATTACATTTAAATGGCTTTTCTCCAGTGTGAACCCTCATATGAATTCTAAGATAacttttttgagaaaatactttcCCACAGTCATTACATTTAAAGGACCTCTCTCCAGTGTGATCAATCACATGACTTTCAAGATGAGTTTTCTGAGAAAATTCTTTCCCACAGTATTTACATCTGAATGGATTCCCCAAAATGTGAGCCCTCACATAACTGTTATGATGGGTTTTCTGAGAAAAAGCTTTCCCACTTCTAAGGATTCTTTTCATGGTGACTTTCAATATGCTTcaagagaatttgtttctgggaaAATATTTTGCCACATTCACAGAATCTGAACTGCCTCCCTCCAGTGTGAACTCATATTCAAACTGTGAGGTGGTGTTTCCAACAAAAGTGATTTTAAAAATTGCACATAAAAATGGCTCCTCTCTCATATGAACAGTAGTATCTTTTCCGACAAGagattttcagaatttgcttCAATTTTTCTAATCGGGGAAAGTGCACACTTTCCATAGCGTTCAATGTGCTACATAAAAAAAGCAGACTCTACACTTCACATACCAGGATATTACACTAATCCAGGACACTAAAACTTGGCAAGAATATATGGTAATGTAAACCAATGAATCTGTCCCCTTTCTCCTTCAGCCCTAAATTTCTTGCAAAAATCTCCAGAAATTTTCATAATCTTGATGGAAGGTTAtgtctgaaataagaaaatacaatacaacctaattaaagaaaacaatgacagaagtgtctatgaaaatgaaaaagaaactttttaaagCCTTTGCCCTTTTTCAGATATACAAATCAGAAGCATAATAAAAAGTGTTCTTTGGCACAAAACTGACTTGAGCATTGAAGCCTGTGAGCATGGTACACTCCAACCTCTTAAATACGAACCTTGGGACCAGACCACTTCCGGAAGACAGAAAATCCCAGAATATAGAATACATCCCTCAAAAATGAAGCCCTATGTAAACATAGTTTTGCAAACTAATTCCCCATAAAAACAGCCTAATTGCTGCCTTAGCCTACTGCTTTGTTAAGTTCAGACATCACTTTTTATCATgttattactcatatatatattttcactttatcattttataactcaTATATTTTATGCCTTTGGACTCTTtcttcatactgtataattttctttaaatcagtGTATCTTACATAACACACTTAGCCTACATTCCCGAGTTGGCCTAACCGTAAGTCAACTACTTAAGTTTTTCAGAATCAGCAGAATATAGgtgactttcatctcctaaatttactatcttcataattatcacTATTAGTCTCTCCGTCATTTATTCTGATTGTAAAGGGTAAtgagatgacaaaaataaagaatgagtgTTGGCAATCACTCAGTGTATTTGACACTTCACtgtcaaaaaagtaaacaaagcacacTACCAACTcttgaggaaaatgaacactaaacattcaccaacaGGAGGGGAAGGATAGAAAATCTTTTCTAGCATAGATAAAGCTTTATGCTTGCACTTCTAACCTCtagcatcatctgatctcatgggtgGTATATCGAATgggtaaatatactgtacatctatataaaagaaatgatcaagACCGTATCACCTGGTTCCTAAGCACTCACCCCACAAACATGGGTAGTTTTACTTGGCCAATGATAGACCCAAAGATTGATCTACGAGACTGATTGGAATGCTGCTCCAGCAGTCAATTGCGATGCTGCTGCCTCCACCTGTGGTAGGGAGACTCCCTCCACACAGGGACATTCTAGTGACAGACTGGGACACAGACGAGTTAGGTCCGGGTCAACCTCAAAGATGGCAATATTTCCTCTGGTGAGCTAGAGGCAGAGGAAGTGTTTTGTATGAACGGCTGGACCAGGAAGAATTCTCTTGCCCGGGGGAGCATGGAGCAAGAGAAGACTGTCTCTCCCTTGGCATCATTTAAAACACGTATCATTCTAATGATCCACACTACAGGTCTCTGCAACTCCATAGGAGAGAAACATTCACAAGAGCCCCTGGCAAGCTCTTAATCATTCGGCATACATCCTGTCCAGTCTGCAGACGAGACCAGGAATGTAGGCTTCTAAGTAAAGGGCCAGAAAGGGAACAAGAATGTTCCTGGTCCCAAGCCCCAAACCTGTTTGGGttctttcttaaagaaaaaattctaaggAGGAGACAACAAGTGAGATATTGTGAGCACCCCTGCCCCGCCTGCCAAAGACCAAAGACCAAAGTCCCAGCAGGGAAGCGAGGCCTTGGGCAGTTGTCAACTGGCAATGATGACGTCTGCCTGGGTTGGGGAAAGCT
This DNA window, taken from Macrobrachium rosenbergii isolate ZJJX-2024 chromosome 36, ASM4041242v1, whole genome shotgun sequence, encodes the following:
- the LOC136856548 gene encoding uncharacterized protein — translated: MKRILRSGKAFSQKTHHNSYVRAHILGNPFRCKYCGKEFSQKTHLESHVIDHTGERSFKCNDCGKVFSQKSYLRIHMRVHTGEKPFKCNDCGKAFSRKTYLENHMRVHTGEKPFKCNDCGKAFSQKTHLESHMRVHTGEKPFKCNECGKAFSRKTYLESHMRVHTGEKPFKCNDCGKAFSQKTCLESHMRVHTGEKPFKCNDCGKAFSGKTHLECHMRVHTGEKPFKCNGCGKAFSHKSNLKIHTRVHTGEKPFKCNDCGKAFSLKASLKIHMRIHTGEKPFTCNDCGKAFSQKTELECHMRVHTGEKPFKCSDCGKAFFQKGHFNSHMRVHTGEKPFKCNDCGKAFFRRCDLHVHMRVHTREKPFKCNDCGKAFSQKTELEHHMTVHIHSTIITKKRPGPLEEMEQLLVTWMYYQIQKHMPLSLLTIQTKAHMFFEEVRKNYDDAHTKDFVASHGWFQHFKTRHNFHSVKISDEAASTDAERVAKFKDALHKIIVDEGYLPDQIFNVDETGLYWKRMPERSYIHKESKMMPGFKAYEDRLTLLLGGNVVGYKLKPFMIHHSGDQRALARISKHALPVHYRHNKKAWMTALLFKDWFVHCFIPEVKEYCRENNIPFKILLILDNAPGHPQHIGDINENIKVVFLPPNTNSLIQPMDQGAMAMFKACYIWNTFAQAVEAVDNEDKELRTFWKEFSVLNAILNIGKAWMEVKKECMNGIWKNLLQVYVDSFKGFNKDGTVVEIKKNIVSLGKILDLELEEEDIQELIDVQDVELTAEDLIELAEERKKAEEIEEESEQKFMTKTMAEAFASVEHGMKLFSEMDVNLERFAKVERGLQDVLAHYRVIYEEQKKHTVQVAMDAFLKNTTPVPSPSTTFEPRPSTSREPTAEKEHFDKPAALSSPSSSSDIY